From a region of the Aeoliella mucimassa genome:
- a CDS encoding acyl-CoA dehydrogenase family protein, which yields MTTPKITSPYDPELDVLCEQLKSLADQTDATGQWPAEQLRLCGEAGVFEWFLPTEYGGQHWSDVDVVRGYLKLAAACLTTTFVITQRTGACRRVAAGENDSLKSQVLPQLAAGDMFATVGISHLTTSHRHLSKPVLTARRVDNGFVLDGFSPWVTGGDHADAILTGAQVMDGDTPTAEQVLAFVPTNQPGVQPGEPASLVGLSASHTGKVAFDNVLVTSDSLVAGPVENVMLAGRSSTPGGHETSTLALGLAAAAIDYLEEEAPKRPEFTQPHAALAGEFFDILEDLLSVAEGDAVCSKESLRQRANSLVLRSTQAALAAAKGAGYLSGHRVGRWCREALFFLVWSCPQPVMNANLCELAGLGTDN from the coding sequence ATGACTACTCCAAAAATCACCTCGCCGTACGATCCCGAACTCGACGTCCTCTGCGAGCAACTGAAGTCGCTCGCGGACCAGACCGATGCGACCGGCCAATGGCCGGCCGAGCAGCTTCGACTCTGTGGCGAAGCCGGCGTGTTCGAGTGGTTTCTGCCGACCGAGTATGGTGGGCAACATTGGAGCGATGTCGACGTAGTCCGCGGCTACCTGAAACTTGCGGCCGCGTGCCTGACCACCACGTTTGTAATCACCCAGCGAACAGGCGCCTGCCGACGCGTCGCAGCGGGCGAGAACGACTCGCTCAAGTCGCAGGTGCTCCCGCAACTGGCCGCTGGCGACATGTTTGCCACGGTTGGCATTTCGCACCTTACAACGAGCCATCGCCACCTCAGCAAACCAGTGCTCACCGCCCGCCGAGTCGACAACGGTTTTGTGCTCGATGGGTTCTCTCCGTGGGTCACCGGGGGTGATCATGCCGATGCGATCCTGACCGGCGCCCAAGTGATGGATGGCGACACGCCGACCGCCGAACAGGTGCTGGCGTTTGTTCCCACCAACCAGCCGGGTGTGCAACCGGGCGAACCTGCCAGTTTGGTCGGTCTGTCGGCAAGTCACACTGGCAAGGTGGCCTTCGACAACGTGCTGGTGACGAGCGACTCGCTGGTAGCAGGTCCCGTAGAGAACGTCATGCTCGCGGGACGATCGTCCACGCCTGGTGGTCACGAGACCTCGACCCTCGCGTTGGGTTTGGCAGCCGCGGCGATCGACTACCTGGAAGAAGAAGCCCCCAAGCGCCCCGAGTTCACGCAGCCGCACGCCGCGCTGGCCGGTGAGTTCTTCGACATCCTCGAAGACCTACTCTCCGTCGCCGAGGGCGACGCGGTGTGCTCCAAGGAATCGCTCCGCCAGCGAGCCAACAGCCTGGTGCTTCGCAGCACGCAGGCGGCCCTGGCCGCGGCCAAAGGTGCCGGCTATCTATCGGGTCATCGCGTGGGCCGCTGGTGCCGCGAAGCGTTGTTCTTCCTGGTGTGGAGCTGCCCACAACCGGTGATGAACGCCAATCTCTGCGAGCTGGCTGGGCTAGGCACCGACAATTAA
- a CDS encoding family 43 glycosylhydrolase, with product MNRLSLSTLRLLCLGACCVAGSYCAAENPAFPGADPHVAVFGNKYWGYPSHSTNPNIQFHSFDFVAYSSTDLVKWEESEPILKIEDISWIKEDGAKDHWLWAPGIAEKNGKYYLYFSVGPQNPTPSRIGVAVSDAPDGKFEDIGQPLLTGGDGFEAIDPMVFQDKDGTAYFYAGGSAGAKLRVFRMKPNMIEFDEEIKVDTPPNFTEGAFMHEIDGTYYLSYSHGGWNNPNYSVHYATAKSPVGPWEYHGAILTSGPKHKGPGHHSFFQHPKTGQWYIAYHYWPSTKNEPPLEGQRQCAIQKVTFHADGTIDKVVPSDESPEPAPLP from the coding sequence ATGAACCGATTATCCCTTTCCACCCTCCGCTTGCTTTGCCTCGGCGCGTGCTGCGTCGCAGGTTCGTACTGCGCTGCCGAGAATCCTGCGTTCCCAGGCGCCGACCCTCACGTGGCCGTGTTCGGTAATAAGTACTGGGGCTATCCCTCGCACTCCACGAACCCCAATATTCAGTTTCACTCGTTCGACTTCGTCGCCTACTCGTCGACCGATCTGGTGAAGTGGGAAGAGAGCGAACCGATTCTCAAGATCGAAGACATCTCCTGGATCAAGGAAGATGGTGCCAAGGATCACTGGCTGTGGGCGCCCGGTATCGCCGAGAAGAATGGCAAGTACTACTTGTACTTCAGCGTTGGCCCACAGAATCCCACGCCGAGCCGCATTGGTGTCGCGGTGAGCGATGCTCCCGATGGAAAGTTCGAAGACATCGGCCAACCGCTGCTCACCGGTGGCGACGGGTTCGAAGCGATCGACCCGATGGTGTTCCAGGACAAAGACGGTACCGCTTACTTCTACGCTGGCGGTAGCGCCGGCGCGAAGCTGCGTGTGTTCCGCATGAAGCCCAACATGATTGAGTTCGATGAAGAGATCAAAGTCGATACGCCCCCGAACTTCACCGAAGGGGCGTTCATGCACGAGATCGATGGCACCTACTACCTGTCATACAGCCATGGCGGGTGGAACAATCCGAACTACTCGGTGCACTACGCCACGGCGAAGTCGCCGGTAGGTCCCTGGGAGTACCACGGAGCCATCCTGACGTCGGGCCCTAAGCATAAGGGACCTGGCCATCATTCGTTCTTCCAACACCCCAAGACCGGGCAGTGGTACATCGCGTATCACTACTGGCCCTCGACCAAAAACGAGCCCCCGCTCGAAGGTCAGCGTCAGTGCGCAATCCAGAAGGTGACCTTCCATGCCGACGGTACCATCGACAAGGTGGTGCCTAGCGACGAGAGCCCCGAACCGGCTCCCCTACCGTAA
- a CDS encoding autotransporter-associated beta strand repeat-containing protein: MNRKVAVATMLVMLLSTHAVAQVLAFPEAEGFGRYASGARTNLSSASVYHVTNLNDSGAGSFRDAVSQPNRFVVFDVGGIIQISPDNSGIVVEDNVTIAGQTAPGGIVVHGNKVSFSGANNTITRYLGIHKGEAGYREDASGAANGVNMMFDHVSVAWGVDETFSLNWDGKGSGLNNITIQDSIIAQGQDRLGHSAGGLMTLPEGSGFSVIRSLFADNVTRNPKVRGENEFINNVVYGWDNAGYIMGDTNNMESHANAIGNYFIESPVDGSAPFTSGTSHFHIYGEDNWVDADRDGVLDGVPVTSYPGADVVASPHAFPTTTAMPAATALPYVLENAGLSIIREPVGTRLVEEVESYGKLGGIIQRETDLFPGYGSDPAYLIPRAQFIDTDNDGMANHWEESQGLDPNDPNDWKQTTAAGYTQLEAYVNELAGPTQMFTSGDGPWSNIVTRSGAGPTLADTVVLAGEVTHATGHGFARRLNVTGSFDVSGGTLSVFDTLSIGGPTSLANSQVAAGRVLVGTNGQAAELLLHSGAELETGQVSAIATGSTLVFDGGQFTATAAPDIQLPSVLATAGGTIDTAGYSGQVSGVISGSGPLVKQGNGSLTLSGNNTYTGPTRVEQGTLLVAGNGLGATSAITVGSGSTLDVSSATAGLTLDDGQSLDGTGNVVGNVIATAGAIVRPQGTAAASNEHAIAIQAEDLNLGSDWAIYNSSTHGTRAGGSYDGTDLSGGGIILVAGENTSAPAAGGLASTTVDLSHSGTWYLFVKSAEPSISAVSGDPSTQPRGNNSFYMSANPSDLQATTSNYETVQTNATSTAAIDAATWNRVSPSLTSLAGVFDPEDGGIDFSLNAGLQTFAIFGRETGTILDGFVLSDRNLTAEQLDLVLNTGGLETASTLTIQGTYTHQAGAVLAIEIADGSSQTKLQVQGTATLAGDLSISLAEGFAPQADDVFEIVQATTLEGQFGNAPAGMRVATASGIGSFQVNYDYSSDLVTLTDYLAGIPGDFNGDGIVDLGDYSVWRDHLGESDVALSPGSTLDGSGLVDAGDYVTWKANFGTSLATSSTSPATMVPEPGTSVLLFAAGSLSLALRRSEHRP; the protein is encoded by the coding sequence ATGAATCGCAAGGTTGCTGTCGCTACGATGCTGGTGATGCTCCTCTCGACCCACGCGGTCGCGCAGGTGCTCGCCTTCCCCGAGGCCGAGGGCTTTGGCCGCTATGCATCCGGAGCGCGGACCAATCTGTCGTCCGCCAGTGTCTACCATGTGACCAACCTGAACGACTCGGGTGCTGGTTCGTTTCGCGATGCGGTGAGTCAGCCGAATCGTTTCGTAGTGTTCGACGTCGGTGGCATCATTCAGATTTCCCCCGACAACTCCGGCATCGTGGTCGAGGACAACGTGACCATCGCCGGCCAGACCGCTCCCGGGGGGATCGTGGTGCATGGCAACAAGGTCAGCTTCTCCGGCGCGAACAACACCATCACCCGCTATCTCGGCATCCATAAAGGCGAGGCCGGCTATCGCGAAGACGCCAGCGGCGCGGCCAACGGGGTGAACATGATGTTCGACCATGTCTCGGTCGCCTGGGGTGTCGACGAGACCTTCTCGCTCAACTGGGATGGCAAAGGCAGCGGGCTCAACAACATTACCATTCAAGACTCGATCATCGCCCAAGGGCAAGATCGCCTGGGCCATAGCGCTGGCGGGTTGATGACGCTACCTGAGGGAAGCGGCTTCAGTGTGATTCGCAGCCTGTTTGCCGACAACGTCACGCGGAACCCCAAAGTCCGCGGCGAGAACGAGTTCATCAACAACGTGGTCTACGGGTGGGACAACGCGGGTTACATCATGGGCGATACCAACAACATGGAATCGCACGCGAACGCGATTGGCAACTACTTTATCGAGAGCCCCGTCGACGGTAGCGCCCCGTTCACGAGCGGCACCAGCCACTTCCACATCTATGGCGAGGACAACTGGGTGGACGCCGACCGCGATGGAGTGCTCGACGGGGTGCCAGTGACCAGTTATCCCGGGGCCGACGTGGTCGCCAGCCCGCATGCGTTTCCAACGACCACTGCGATGCCAGCCGCTACCGCCCTGCCCTACGTGCTGGAGAACGCCGGCTTGTCGATCATCCGCGAACCGGTCGGCACCCGCCTGGTCGAAGAAGTCGAGAGCTATGGCAAGCTCGGCGGAATCATTCAGCGCGAAACCGATCTGTTCCCAGGCTACGGCAGCGATCCAGCGTATTTGATTCCCCGCGCGCAATTCATCGATACCGACAACGATGGCATGGCCAATCACTGGGAAGAGTCGCAAGGCCTCGACCCCAACGATCCCAACGACTGGAAGCAAACCACCGCAGCCGGCTACACCCAACTGGAAGCTTACGTGAACGAACTCGCAGGGCCGACGCAGATGTTTACCTCTGGCGACGGACCGTGGAGCAACATTGTTACGCGGAGCGGCGCTGGTCCCACCTTGGCCGACACCGTGGTGCTGGCAGGCGAGGTCACCCACGCGACCGGCCATGGCTTCGCCCGCCGGCTGAATGTCACCGGCTCGTTCGACGTTTCCGGCGGTACGCTCAGCGTGTTCGACACCCTCAGCATCGGTGGTCCCACGTCGCTTGCGAATAGCCAAGTCGCTGCAGGTCGGGTGCTGGTGGGCACGAACGGTCAGGCGGCCGAACTACTGCTCCACTCGGGAGCAGAGCTCGAGACCGGCCAAGTGTCGGCGATTGCCACAGGGTCGACGCTCGTGTTCGACGGGGGACAATTCACCGCCACCGCGGCTCCTGACATTCAGCTGCCGAGCGTGCTCGCGACCGCAGGCGGAACCATCGATACCGCTGGTTACTCGGGGCAAGTCTCTGGCGTGATCTCCGGCAGTGGTCCTCTCGTGAAACAGGGCAACGGTTCGCTCACCCTCTCCGGCAACAACACCTACACCGGCCCCACCCGCGTGGAACAAGGCACGCTGCTCGTCGCTGGCAACGGGCTGGGAGCCACTTCCGCGATCACTGTCGGCAGCGGCAGCACGCTCGACGTGAGTTCAGCAACCGCTGGGCTAACGCTCGACGACGGGCAGTCGCTCGATGGCACCGGCAATGTCGTCGGCAACGTGATTGCCACGGCCGGAGCAATCGTCCGCCCGCAAGGCACTGCGGCCGCGTCGAACGAACACGCCATCGCGATTCAAGCTGAAGACCTCAACCTCGGCAGCGACTGGGCGATCTATAACAGCTCAACCCACGGCACCCGAGCCGGTGGCTCGTACGACGGTACCGACCTGAGCGGCGGCGGCATTATCTTAGTCGCCGGCGAAAACACATCTGCCCCCGCGGCCGGCGGACTCGCTTCGACCACGGTCGATCTCTCGCACAGCGGCACCTGGTACTTGTTCGTCAAGTCGGCCGAGCCGAGCATCTCCGCAGTCTCCGGAGACCCTTCGACTCAGCCGCGCGGCAACAACAGTTTCTACATGTCGGCCAATCCCAGCGACCTGCAGGCGACGACCTCCAACTACGAAACCGTGCAGACCAACGCAACAAGCACCGCTGCCATCGATGCTGCGACTTGGAATCGTGTCTCTCCGTCGCTCACGAGCCTTGCTGGTGTGTTCGATCCTGAAGACGGTGGTATCGACTTCTCGCTAAATGCCGGCCTGCAAACGTTCGCCATCTTCGGGCGGGAGACTGGCACCATACTCGATGGCTTCGTGCTCTCCGATCGGAACCTGACTGCCGAGCAGCTCGACCTGGTACTCAACACCGGTGGACTTGAGACCGCATCCACACTCACCATTCAGGGCACCTATACCCATCAGGCCGGCGCGGTACTGGCCATTGAGATCGCCGATGGTAGTTCGCAAACCAAACTGCAGGTGCAAGGCACCGCGACCTTGGCTGGCGACCTGTCGATCTCGCTGGCCGAGGGCTTTGCTCCGCAGGCCGACGACGTGTTCGAGATCGTTCAGGCCACCACGCTCGAAGGGCAGTTCGGCAACGCCCCCGCAGGCATGCGAGTCGCCACTGCCAGCGGCATCGGCTCCTTCCAAGTGAATTACGACTACAGCAGCGATCTGGTCACTCTCACCGACTACCTGGCTGGCATCCCAGGCGACTTTAACGGCGACGGCATCGTCGACCTCGGCGACTACTCCGTATGGCGCGATCACCTCGGCGAGTCCGACGTAGCGCTCTCGCCCGGCAGCACGCTCGATGGCTCGGGGCTGGTCGACGCTGGCGACTATGTCACCTGGAAGGCAAACTTCGGCACGAGCCTCGCTACGTCCAGCACCTCTCCGGCGACCATGGTGCCAGAACCTGGCACTAGCGTGCTATTGTTCGCTGCTGGGTCGCTCAGCCTTGCTTTGCGGCGGAGTGAGCACCGTCCCTAA
- a CDS encoding DUF1552 domain-containing protein, whose protein sequence is MAFQPIARRTFLRGLGTAIALPALEAMASSASIGAAAEAPKRLAFMYVPNGAHMPDWTPQDVGRNFALPKILEPLEKVRQHVSVLSGLAVDNARAKGDGPGDHARSAAAFLTGMHPVKTEGRDLRAGVSVDHIAAKYIAGDTPFPTLELGCEAGRLAGTCDSGYSCAYSNSISWQSATQPAGKEVNPQQVFDRLVGGGNSKDIAESQHRRRARQSSILDFVAEDARRLQRKVSTTDRQKLEEYLESIRGVERRIENPASRFSETDIHRPDGIPNEYANHLRVMGDLMVLAFQADLTRVSTLMFANEGSNRRYRELEITGGHHQLSHHDHDADKMAAISKINRYHVEQFAYIIDRMANIPEGDSTLLANTGIVYGSAIRDGNRHDHHDVPVLLAGNLGGTFDTGSHQTFPDKTPLMNLMLTMLQAVGAPVESVGDSTGTIALV, encoded by the coding sequence ATGGCTTTCCAACCGATTGCACGACGCACGTTCCTACGCGGCCTGGGCACCGCGATTGCGCTGCCCGCCTTGGAAGCAATGGCCAGTTCGGCGTCGATCGGCGCCGCGGCCGAAGCGCCGAAACGGTTGGCATTCATGTACGTGCCGAACGGGGCTCACATGCCCGATTGGACCCCGCAAGACGTGGGGCGCAACTTCGCGTTGCCGAAGATTCTCGAGCCATTGGAAAAGGTGCGCCAGCACGTCTCGGTGCTCAGCGGCCTGGCAGTCGACAACGCTCGTGCGAAAGGCGACGGCCCCGGCGACCACGCCCGTAGTGCGGCCGCCTTCCTTACCGGCATGCACCCGGTGAAGACCGAGGGACGCGACCTTCGCGCCGGCGTATCGGTCGATCACATCGCGGCCAAGTACATCGCCGGCGACACTCCGTTCCCCACGCTGGAACTCGGCTGCGAAGCGGGCCGGCTGGCCGGCACCTGCGACAGCGGCTACAGCTGTGCCTACTCGAACAGCATCTCCTGGCAGTCGGCCACTCAGCCGGCCGGCAAGGAAGTGAACCCGCAGCAGGTGTTCGATCGCCTGGTCGGCGGCGGCAACTCTAAAGACATTGCCGAGTCGCAGCATCGCCGTCGGGCGCGACAGTCGAGCATTCTCGACTTCGTGGCCGAAGACGCCCGCCGCCTGCAGCGGAAAGTCAGCACCACCGATCGCCAGAAGCTCGAAGAGTACCTCGAAAGCATTCGCGGCGTCGAACGACGCATCGAAAACCCGGCCAGCCGCTTTTCGGAGACCGACATCCACCGCCCCGACGGAATCCCCAACGAATACGCCAACCACCTCCGCGTGATGGGCGACCTGATGGTGCTGGCGTTCCAGGCCGACCTCACTCGCGTGAGCACCTTAATGTTCGCCAACGAGGGAAGCAATCGCCGATACCGCGAGCTCGAGATTACCGGTGGCCATCACCAACTGTCGCACCACGATCACGACGCCGATAAGATGGCCGCGATCAGTAAGATCAATCGCTATCACGTGGAGCAGTTTGCCTACATCATCGATCGCATGGCCAACATTCCCGAAGGAGACTCGACGCTGCTGGCCAACACCGGCATCGTGTACGGCAGCGCCATCCGCGACGGTAATCGTCATGACCACCATGACGTTCCTGTGTTGCTAGCAGGCAACCTGGGAGGCACCTTCGACACCGGCAGCCACCAGACCTTCCCCGATAAAACACCGCTGATGAACCTGATGCTCACCATGCTGCAAGCGGTCGGTGCCCCAGTGGAATCGGTCGGCGACAGCACCGGTACCATCGCCTTGGTGTAG